A single region of the Stegostoma tigrinum isolate sSteTig4 chromosome 8, sSteTig4.hap1, whole genome shotgun sequence genome encodes:
- the cdkn2c gene encoding cyclin-dependent kinase 4 inhibitor C, giving the protein METADGSDGDKLTSAAAKGDSKEVNILLENGVKVGAINKFGRTALQVMQMGHTIIAKSLLKAGAKPNEQDRSGFTPAHDAAREGFLDTLITLVDFGANVNIENSEGNLPIHLAAQEGHTDVIIFLAKKSNLTHKNKKGQTPYELAQMYKRTETVQWMEQNL; this is encoded by the exons ATGGAAACAGCTGATGGATCAGACGGTGATAAATTAACAAGCGCTGCAGCCAAAGGAGACTCgaaagaagtcaacattttgctAGAAAACGGGGTGAAAGTGGGTGCAATCAACAAGTTTGGCAGAACTGCACTTCAG GTGATGCAAATGGGTCATACTATAATAGCCAAGTCACTATTGAAAGCTGGAGCTAAACCAAACGAACAGGATCGCAGTGGATTCACACCAGCTCATGATGCAGCTAGGGAAGGATTTCTGGACACTTTGATAACTTTGGTGGACTTTGGGGCAAATGTAAATATTGAAAATTCTGAGGGCAATTTGCCCATTCATCTTGCTGCACAGGAAGGTCACACCGATGTGATTATATTTTTGGCTAAAAAATCAAACTtaacacacaaaaataaaaagggACAAACTCCGTATGAGCTGGCTCAGATGTACAAAAGGACGGAGACAGTGCAATGGATGGAACAAAATTTATAG